A segment of the Tissierellales bacterium genome:
TTCATCTCTTTCTTTATATTATCCAGCAATGGATTTTCTATCTCGTGATTTGTTTCCATTCTTATAATTGCAGTATTTATATGATGCACTAATCGGACATAAGACAAATCATCCTTCTTTATTCTAATATTCATATATTCTTCTATAATTTCTATAACTTCAGTCAATATTCTTGCATTTTCAACGGTCTCTTTAACTGCCTTGTTTTTCATCGCAGAATGAATATGCATTGCTATAAAACCCTTTTCCCCATCTGGAATCATAATACCCATTCGTTTATTTATTAGGTTCTTTGCATATTCACTAACTTCAAATTCCCTTGGATATAGTGCTTTTATTTCATATAGGAAAGGATTTATTATCTCTTGGTCATCCTTTAATCGTTCTATTGCAAATGCAATATGATCTGTAAGCATTATATGAATATGATAGTTTAATTCTCCAAGCTTGCTTGTCGCATATT
Coding sequences within it:
- a CDS encoding PRD domain-containing protein; the encoded protein is MKIEVKKVFNNNVILVHELEKNVEAVVVGKGIGFGKKNGKQYELDESDISKVFKNMDSELGKEYNDLIKLVDPEVIGLTEEIIQYATSKLGELNYHIHIMLTDHIAFAIERLKDDQEIINPFLYEIKALYPREFEVSEYAKNLINKRMGIMIPDGEKGFIAMHIHSAMKNKAVKETVENARILTEVIEIIEEYMNIRIKKDDLSYVRLVHHINTAIIRMETNHEIENPLLDNIKKEMKSSFILANKIGNHIVEAKGISINEHELGYLALHIERLSKIS